Genomic window (Deltaproteobacteria bacterium):
GCCCCTTTTAACCAGAGGTTGTACTTTTCAGTATCTTTCCAATGAGGCAAGACGCTCCAATGATTGAATTTACGTCGATCGATACAACCCACCGCGCCCAGATTTTTGCAGTAATCAAATTTATCATCTCCGGAGACCACCGCGATGGCCTTTGCCCCAAAGGCCCTACAAATCTGGATGGCCATGGAACCCAAACCACCCGCTCCACCCCAAATGAGCACGACATCGTCTTTGCGCACTTCATGCTCCTGCCAGCGAGTCAGCATGCGGTAAGCCGTGGCCGCCACCAACATATAGGCAGAGGATTCTTCCCAGGTGAGATGGGTTGGTTTTTTCACACATTGATGGGCCTGAACTTTGGTAAACTGGGCAAAACTCCCGAAATTACTTTCATAACCCCAAATGCGAAACGAAGGCAGATACATCGGATCGGTACCCTTTGCGATCGCTGGATCATGAACATCCCATTGGCCGCAATGGATAACGACTTCATCCCCCACGTTTACATTCTTTACATTTTTCCCAATTTTCCAGACAACCCCGGAGGCATCGGATCCCCCAATATGAAAATCTTCCTTTTCTCCGGCCTTATTTCGAGCCCCAATGACGTTCACCGGAATTCCCAAGGCCGCCCAAACATTGTTGTAGTTGATTCCGGCAGCCATCACGTAAACCAGGGCCTCGTCAGCCCCAATCTCAGGGACGTCAATCACTTCGTCTTGAAAAGCAGTTTGAGGCTCTCCAAAACGCGAGACACGAATCACTTGAGCATGCATTTTTTCAGGGACAACACCGAGTTCAGGAATTTCTCCAAGTTCATAAAGTTCTTTAGACATAGCTTTCTCCTCTTCCGGTAGATAGATAGGTGGATAGAAATGGTTCTATTCCCCTATTCGACGTGGTTTTGTTCGTCAAGAGGGAGAAAGAGGCTCTTAAGCTTTAAGTAAATGGACATCATATTTTTCTAATTCAGGATCGCGGGTTAGAAGTACTAACTGTTCCAGCTTGGCTTGGGCCACCAACATACGATCAAAAGGATCCCGATGATACAGAGGAAGATGGGCGTAGGCCTCAAGATGAGCAAGGGTCAAAGAGAGAATTTCATAACCAGCTGGGATAAGACTTTGATAAAAATGACGAGGTAAATTTATCTTCTTTATCGATTCTTTGATGCGCAATTCCCAAAGAGAAACCAAACTCACAAAAACGATATTGCCAGGATTGGCAATCTGATCACGAATCTCAGTACTGAGTTTTTTTTCGTCTGAAGTCGCCCATAATAAAGT
Coding sequences:
- a CDS encoding type II toxin-antitoxin system VapC family toxin; this encodes MKLLLDTHTLLWATSDEKKLSTEIRDQIANPGNIVFVSLVSLWELRIKESIKKINLPRHFYQSLIPAGYEILSLTLAHLEAYAHLPLYHRDPFDRMLVAQAKLEQLVLLTRDPELEKYDVHLLKA
- the ccrA gene encoding crotonyl-CoA carboxylase/reductase; this encodes MSKELYELGEIPELGVVPEKMHAQVIRVSRFGEPQTAFQDEVIDVPEIGADEALVYVMAAGINYNNVWAALGIPVNVIGARNKAGEKEDFHIGGSDASGVVWKIGKNVKNVNVGDEVVIHCGQWDVHDPAIAKGTDPMYLPSFRIWGYESNFGSFAQFTKVQAHQCVKKPTHLTWEESSAYMLVAATAYRMLTRWQEHEVRKDDVVLIWGGAGGLGSMAIQICRAFGAKAIAVVSGDDKFDYCKNLGAVGCIDRRKFNHWSVLPHWKDTEKYNLWLKGARDFGKAIWDVLGEKRSPRIVFEHPGEDTIPTSTFVCEAGGMVVVCAGTTGYNATTDLRYLWMRQKRLQGSHFANDDQAIGVNKLVLEGKIDPCLAQTWEFKQTGESHQLMRENKHPYGNMAILVNAKKKGLKNLDEARKA